The sequence ACGACCTGCTCGGCATCGTCGGCATCGCCGACGTGCTCGGCGTACCCCCGGGGGAGCGGGCCACCACCCCGGTGAGTGCGGTGGCCGGGCCGCCGCTGCTCGTACCGGAGACGTTGCCCCTGCCCACGGTGCTCGACCGCCTGCGGTCCGGGCACCGGCAGATGGCGTGCGTGGTCGACGAGTACGGCGGCTTCGCCGGTGTCATCACGCTGGAGGACATCGCCGAGGAACTCGTCGGCCCGATCCGCGACGAGGACGACCCACCGGAGCGGGCACCGGCCCGGCAGGACGACGGGTCCTGGGTGGTGCCGGCCCGCTGGCGGATCGACGAGGTCGCCGACAGCACCGGCATCGCCCTACCCGAGGCCCCGGAGTACGACACCCTCTCCGGGTTGGTGATGCGGGAGTTGGGCCGGGTGCCGGAGGTCGGCGACCGGCTGGAGATCAGCCTGCAACCCGAGGGGGCGGACGGCGAGGACGGCGAGGCGGAGCCCCGGGCCCTTGTCGAGGTGCTGGCCGTGGACCGGCACGTGGCCGACTCGGTGCGGTTGCAGCTGACCAAACCCGAGGTGATCGCATGAGCGCGAGGAGTGAGCTTGCGAGCCCCGCAGTCGCGAACGAAGGACAGCACCGATGAGCCCCGGGATCGCACTGTTCAGTTCGGGGATCCTGCTGGCGTTGAACGGGTTCTTCGTGGCCGCCGAGTTCGCCCTGGTGGCCAGCAAGCGCTACCGCCTGGAGCAGGCGGCGGCGAACGGTGGTCGGGCGGCCCGGGCCGCGCTCGACGGCGTCCGCGAACTGTCGCTGATGCTGGCCGGCGCGCAGTTGGGGATCACGCTGTGCACCCTGGGTCTCGGCGCGCTGGCCGAGCCGGCGATCGAGCACCTGCTCAGCCCCCTGCTGCACGCGGTGGGCCTACCGGACGCGGCCAGTCACCTGGTCGCCCTGGTCTTCGCCCTCGGCGTGGTGACCTTCCTGCACCTGGTGGTGGGGGAGATGGCGCCGAAGTCGTGGGCGATCACCGACGCGGAGCGCTCGGCGACGCTGCTCGCGTTGCCGTTCCGCGCCTTCGCCCGGGTCTCCCGGCCGGTGCTCTCCGCGCTGAACGCCCTGGCCAACGCGATCCTGCGGCTGTTCGGCGTCAACCAGCAGGACCAGCTCGCCCAGGTGCACGGCCCGGACGAGCTGCGGATCCTGCTGGAACAGTCCCGTGAGCACGGGCTGCTCGGCGCCGAGCAGCACCAGTTGCTGACCAGCATGCTGGAGTTGCAGGGCACGTCGGTGGCGCAGGTGATGGAACCGTTCGCCACCATGGTCACCGTCCGCCGGGACGACTCGGCCGGGCGGATCGAGGAGGTCAGCCGGGACAGCGGCCGATCCCGGCTCGCGGTGCTCGACGAGGCGGGCGACGTGTGTGGGCTCGTGCACGTGCGGGAGGCGGTACGGGTGGTCACCACCGGCCGGGTCGCCACCGCGGGCGAGCTGATGACGCCGGCGTTCACCCTGCCCGCGACGTCCACGGTCACCGAGGCGGTGGCGGCGATGCGGGCCCGGCAGTCGCAGCTCGCGTTGGTCCGCAACGGCGGTGGCCCGGCCCGGCCGATCGGCTTCGTGGCCCTGGAGGACCTCCTGGAGGAGGTCATCGGGGAGTTCGACGACGAAACCGACACGGTGCCG comes from Micromonospora vinacea and encodes:
- a CDS encoding hemolysin family protein, with protein sequence MSPGIALFSSGILLALNGFFVAAEFALVASKRYRLEQAAANGGRAARAALDGVRELSLMLAGAQLGITLCTLGLGALAEPAIEHLLSPLLHAVGLPDAASHLVALVFALGVVTFLHLVVGEMAPKSWAITDAERSATLLALPFRAFARVSRPVLSALNALANAILRLFGVNQQDQLAQVHGPDELRILLEQSREHGLLGAEQHQLLTSMLELQGTSVAQVMEPFATMVTVRRDDSAGRIEEVSRDSGRSRLAVLDEAGDVCGLVHVREAVRVVTTGRVATAGELMTPAFTLPATSTVTEAVAAMRARQSQLALVRNGGGPARPIGFVALEDLLEEVIGEFDDETDTVPRGRRLR